Proteins from a genomic interval of Solea solea chromosome 10, fSolSol10.1, whole genome shotgun sequence:
- the pld6 gene encoding mitochondrial cardiolipin hydrolase isoform X2, whose translation MSIKEFRRDVIESAPSFRVVATEAEDSSCFCVLPHGVETSFSRLLHHILSTTSSLDLCVFAFSNMDLSRAVLMLHSKGVAIRILTDKDYTAIPGSQIGVLRKAGICVRCGVDTVYMHHKFAVVDGRLLITGSLNWTLTAVQSNMENILITEMSELVQPFIKEFHTLWAQNDPARVHRSLDQTPAQVQ comes from the exons ATGTCAATCAAAGAGTTTAGGCGTGACGTCATCGAGTCTGCGCCCAGCTTCCGCGTGGTGGCGACAGAAGCTGAAGACAG ttcctgtttctgtgtgttgccTCATGGGGTAGAGACCTCTTTCTCCCGTCTTCTCCACCACATCCTGTCCACTACCTCCTCTCTGgacctgtgtgtttttgctttttcgAACATGGATCTGAGCAGAGCTGTATTGATGCTGCATAGCAAGGGTGTAGCCATCCGAATCCTCACTGACAAAGACTACACTGCCATCCCCGGCTCGCAGATTGGGGTCCTCCGCAAAGCCG GCATCTGTGTAAGGTGCGGTGTGGATACTGTGTATATGCATCACAAGTTTGCAGTGGTGGATGGCCGGCTGCTCATCACTGGCTCCCTCAACTGGACACTGACAGCAGTACAGAGCAACATGGAGAACATCCTCATCACTGAGATGTCAGAGCTGGTGCAACCCTTCATCAAGGAGTTCCACACACTGTGGGCACAAAATGATCCAGCTCGAGTCCACCGCTCACTTGACCAAACGCCTGCTCAAGTTCAATAA
- the rab3da gene encoding RAB3D, member RAS oncogene family, a has protein sequence MALARDSGTSTDQKDAADQNFDYMFKLLIIGNSSVGKTSFLFRYADNSFTSAFVSTVGIDFKVKTIYRNEKRVKLQIWDTAGQERYRTITTAYYRGAMGFLLMYDITSQESFCAVQDWATQIKTYSWDNAQVVLVGNKLDLQEDRQVPTEDAQRLATELGFQFFEASAKDNINVKHVFEKLVDIICEKMNDGMNGDAGLSATSKGDGLKDTPSQGGCAC, from the exons ATGGCGTTAGCCAGAGATTCGGGGACAAGCACGGACCAGAAGGATGCAGCTGACCAAAACTTTGACTACATGTTCAAGCTGCTGATCATCGGCAACAGCAGCGTGGGCAAGACCTCCTTCCTGTTCCGCTACGCAGACAACTCCTTCACTTCAGCCTTTGTCAGCACAGTGGGCATTGATTTCAAAGTGAAAACTATCTACAGGAACGAAAAGAGGGTCAAACTACAGATCTGG gaCACGGCCGGGCAGGAGCGTTACCGGACCATCACCACTGCGTATTACAGAGGAGCCATGGGATTCCTGCTTATGTATGATATCACGAGCCAAGAGTCGTTCTGCGCCGTTCAGGACTG GGCAACTCAGATCAAGACGTACTCGTGGGACAACGCTCAGGTCGTGCTGGTCGGCAATAAGCTGGACTTGCAAGAAGACAGGCAGGTGCCAACTGAGGACGCCCAGAGACTGGCTACAGAGCTTG GCTTCCAGTTCTTCGAGGCCAGCGCCAAAGACAACATCAACGTGAAGCACGTCTTTGAGAAGCTGGTGGACATCATCTGTGAGAAGATGAACGACGGCATGAACGGTGACGCCGGTCTGTCGGCCACTTCCAAGGGGGATGGGCTGAAGGACACGCCCAGCCAGGGTGGCTGCGCATGCTGA
- the pld6 gene encoding mitochondrial cardiolipin hydrolase isoform X1: MSMLWTVKVVGLGLAALSLSLELLVWLIRRLRPGRSLNEVLFFPSEIACVEHMFTPTSAYSCFCVLPHGVETSFSRLLHHILSTTSSLDLCVFAFSNMDLSRAVLMLHSKGVAIRILTDKDYTAIPGSQIGVLRKAGICVRCGVDTVYMHHKFAVVDGRLLITGSLNWTLTAVQSNMENILITEMSELVQPFIKEFHTLWAQNDPARVHRSLDQTPAQVQ, from the exons ATGTCAATGCTGTGGACAGTGAAGGTGGTTGGCCTGGGGttggctgctctctctctgagttTGGAGCTGCTTGTCTGGCTCATCCGTCGCCTCAGGCCTGGTAGAAGCCTCAATGAAGTCCTGTTTTTTCCCTCAGAAATAGCTTGTGTAGAGCACATGTTCACTCCTACTTCAGCGTA ttcctgtttctgtgtgttgccTCATGGGGTAGAGACCTCTTTCTCCCGTCTTCTCCACCACATCCTGTCCACTACCTCCTCTCTGgacctgtgtgtttttgctttttcgAACATGGATCTGAGCAGAGCTGTATTGATGCTGCATAGCAAGGGTGTAGCCATCCGAATCCTCACTGACAAAGACTACACTGCCATCCCCGGCTCGCAGATTGGGGTCCTCCGCAAAGCCG GCATCTGTGTAAGGTGCGGTGTGGATACTGTGTATATGCATCACAAGTTTGCAGTGGTGGATGGCCGGCTGCTCATCACTGGCTCCCTCAACTGGACACTGACAGCAGTACAGAGCAACATGGAGAACATCCTCATCACTGAGATGTCAGAGCTGGTGCAACCCTTCATCAAGGAGTTCCACACACTGTGGGCACAAAATGATCCAGCTCGAGTCCACCGCTCACTTGACCAAACGCCTGCTCAAGTTCAATAA
- the LOC131466893 gene encoding transcription elongation factor 1 homolog has product MGRRKSKRKPPPKKKMTGDLDSQFTCPFCNHEKSCDVKMERTRNTGIISCTVCLEEFQTPITYLSEPVDVYSDWIDACEAANQ; this is encoded by the exons ATGGGTCGCCGCAAGTCCAAAAGAAAGCCTCCTCCTAAGAAGAAGATGACCGGGGATCTGGACTCTCAGTTCACCTGTCCCTTCTGTAACCACGAGAAGTcatgtgatgttaaaat GGAGAGAACCCGAAATACTGGGATTATATCATGCACCGTTTGTTTGGAGGAGTTCCAGACCCCCATTACCT ACCTGTCAGAGCCCGTTGATGTATACAGTGACTGGATAGATGCCTGTGAAGCAGCCAATCAGTAG